In Candidatus Binataceae bacterium, the sequence TTACAAACAATCGGGCTTCGGACGCGAGCTGGGCAAGTACGCAATTGAGCTTTACACGCAGATCAAGAGCGTCTATGTAAAGCTGTAGAGGGCAACCGGGTATTACGATTCGGAAGGGCGCCCTCACCGGGGCGCCCTTTCTGTTTTGCGCCCGAAAAGGGGAATTTCATCAAGCAGGATGTTTTCCGCAAGATGGCGCGAAGACGAATAGCCACTTTCGGCGGCGGATGTTTCTGGGGCGTTGAGTCCGCCTTTCGCGAACTCGACGGGGTTATCGCCGCGACCTCGGGTTACATGGGCGGCTGGCTCAAACATCCGACCTACCAGCAGGTATGTACTGACAAGACCGGGCACGCCGAAGTCGTGCAGGTCGAATACGACCCGGCGATGGTTTCGTACGAGCGGCTGCTGGATCTTTTCTGGGATATTCACGATCCGACCACGCTGAACCGTCAGGGCCCCGATATCGGCACGCAATACCGCTCGGTGATTTTCTACCACGACGTTGCGCAGAAGGCGGCGGCCGAAACCTCGCTCAAGCGTCTCGATGAAGCGGGAGAGCTCGGCGCGCCTATTGTGACCCAGATTGCTCCGGCGGCGCTATTCTATCGCGCCGAGGAATACCATCAGCGCTACTACGAGCGGATGGGTATTGCGCCGCACTGTGGTGTCCGGCGCCCGCGTATGGGCGCCGACTGAGAACCGCGCGGTCTTCAGGGAATCAGCAACAGTTTCCCCACCGACCGGCGCGATTGCAGGTAGCGCAACGCCTCGCCCGCGTCCGCCAGCGCGAGTTTCCTGCCGATCGGCACGGTCAGCTTGCCTTCGCGCGCGAGCCGGTAAACGTCTTCCAGCCCCCGCCGATGAATCTCGTGC encodes:
- the msrA gene encoding peptide-methionine (S)-S-oxide reductase MsrA is translated as MARRRIATFGGGCFWGVESAFRELDGVIAATSGYMGGWLKHPTYQQVCTDKTGHAEVVQVEYDPAMVSYERLLDLFWDIHDPTTLNRQGPDIGTQYRSVIFYHDVAQKAAAETSLKRLDEAGELGAPIVTQIAPAALFYRAEEYHQRYYERMGIAPHCGVRRPRMGAD